A part of Aminivibrio pyruvatiphilus genomic DNA contains:
- a CDS encoding DUF6868 family protein — protein MDVSTLRLFFFWCALLNYLALGAMAAVFVFAGDRIFALHRRWFALDRDVFDVAMYFFLGFYKLFVFVFCLVPWIALLIAG, from the coding sequence ATGGACGTGAGCACGCTGCGCTTGTTCTTTTTCTGGTGCGCCCTGCTGAATTACCTTGCGCTGGGAGCAATGGCGGCCGTCTTCGTTTTCGCCGGGGACAGGATATTCGCTCTTCACAGGAGATGGTTCGCCCTGGACAGGGATGTTTTCGACGTGGCCATGTATTTCTTCCTGGGGTTTTACAAGCTGTTCGTGTTCGTTTTCTGCCTCGTGCCCTGGATCGCCCTTCTCATTGCCGGTTAG
- a CDS encoding TVP38/TMEM64 family protein — protein sequence MPLSPSARKKYLYASAAVVLAAGAAFFALSSGGTGLRQLFLKFLGAVESSGPFGPLLFLALFNGACVFLLPTFYLTIGAGVLFGLRAGFLVATLSVASGASAAFLFARYRVRRRILETWGSNTSFLALDEAVAEDGWKIVLLSRLSPAFPFNILNYAFGLTAIPFPVYFAASWAGSIPWTFMYVYSGSLAADIAGLHPEMAQGSKLQWALSFLGLAATAAATITASRTAGRALKKRLRLEEEREEARRSSANRQ from the coding sequence ATGCCGCTGTCCCCTTCAGCGAGAAAAAAATACCTGTACGCATCGGCTGCTGTCGTTCTGGCAGCCGGCGCTGCGTTCTTCGCCCTTTCGTCCGGCGGAACGGGACTGCGGCAGCTGTTTCTGAAATTTCTGGGCGCGGTGGAGAGCTCGGGTCCCTTCGGGCCCCTGCTGTTTCTCGCGCTTTTCAACGGCGCATGCGTCTTCCTGCTGCCCACGTTCTATCTCACCATCGGCGCCGGAGTGCTCTTCGGCCTCCGGGCGGGCTTTCTCGTCGCCACCCTGTCGGTGGCATCCGGGGCATCGGCGGCCTTCCTTTTCGCCCGCTACAGGGTCCGCAGGCGCATTCTCGAAACGTGGGGCAGCAATACGTCCTTTCTCGCCCTGGACGAGGCAGTCGCAGAGGACGGCTGGAAGATCGTCCTCCTCAGCAGGCTCTCCCCCGCCTTCCCCTTCAATATACTGAACTACGCTTTCGGCCTTACGGCGATACCGTTCCCCGTCTATTTCGCCGCATCCTGGGCTGGAAGCATTCCCTGGACGTTCATGTACGTCTATTCAGGATCGCTGGCCGCCGATATCGCCGGACTTCATCCGGAAATGGCCCAGGGTTCGAAACTTCAGTGGGCCCTGTCCTTCCTCGGACTGGCTGCCACCGCCGCGGCCACCATCACCGCGTCCCGGACCGCCGGCAGGGCACTGAAAAAACGCCTCCGCCTCGAGGAAGAGAGGGAGGAGGCCCGTCGCAGTTCCGCTAACCGGCAATGA
- the rbr gene encoding rubrerythrin, with protein MKSLKGTKTEENLMKAFAGESQARNRYSYYSSVAKKEGYVQISNIFAETAENEKEHAKLFFKFLVKDVNGSMVTIHADYPVAFGDTKENLLAAAEGEHEEWGTLYPDFAKIAEEEGFREVARVFREVAEVEERHEKRYRKLHANLAAGTVFKKEIPVEWKCNNCGYVHTGREAPELCPACAHPKAHFEVFVEAY; from the coding sequence TTGAAATCACTCAAGGGAACGAAAACAGAAGAGAACCTCATGAAAGCCTTCGCAGGCGAGTCGCAGGCGCGGAACAGATACAGCTACTACTCCTCCGTGGCAAAAAAGGAAGGGTACGTCCAGATTTCCAACATTTTCGCCGAGACGGCTGAAAACGAAAAAGAGCATGCGAAGCTCTTCTTCAAGTTCCTTGTCAAGGATGTCAACGGCAGCATGGTGACCATACACGCCGACTATCCGGTGGCTTTCGGCGACACGAAGGAAAACCTCCTTGCCGCCGCCGAGGGAGAGCACGAGGAGTGGGGAACGCTGTATCCCGATTTTGCGAAAATCGCCGAAGAGGAAGGCTTCAGGGAAGTGGCCCGGGTTTTCCGCGAAGTGGCCGAGGTGGAAGAGCGGCACGAAAAACGGTACCGGAAGCTCCATGCCAATCTGGCCGCCGGAACGGTGTTCAAAAAGGAGATTCCCGTGGAGTGGAAGTGCAACAACTGCGGCTATGTCCATACAGGCAGGGAAGCGCCCGAACTCTGCCCTGCCTGCGCTCACCCGAAGGCCCACTTCGAGGTGTTCGTCGAAGCATACTAG